In a single window of the Natator depressus isolate rNatDep1 chromosome 24, rNatDep2.hap1, whole genome shotgun sequence genome:
- the LOC141977096 gene encoding cathepsin S-like encodes MKLLLCIFLASLASAATAHLHSDPTLDNHWELWKKTYGKQYSHKKEEGERRVIWEKNLKLVMLHNLEHSLGLHSYELGMNHLADMTSEEVAALLTGVKIPHRPDRNSTYKPHPGSQVPDSMDWRDKGCVTDVKNQGPCGACWAFSAVGALEAQVKLKTGNLVSLSAQNLVDCSTMYWNHGCSGGFMTYAFQYIIDNDGIDSDASYPYTAQNGTCHYNPATRAATCSKFVELPHADEAALKDAVANIGPVSVAIDAKQPSFFLYRSGVYDDPRCTDDVNHGVLVIGYGTLDGKDFWLVKNSWGEYFGDKGYIRMSRNKGNHCGIASYGSYPQI; translated from the exons ATGAAGCTGTTGCTTTGTATCTTCCTGGCCTCTCTTGCTTCTGCTGCTACTGCACATCTACACTCAGACCCGACGCTGGACAACCACTGGGAGCTCTGGAAGAAAACCTATGGCAAGCAATACAGCCACAAG AAAGAGGAAGGGGAACGGCGCGTGATCTGGGAAAAGAACCTCAAGCTCGTTATGCTGCATAACCTTGAGCACTCACTGGGGCTGCATTCCTATGAGTTGGGCATGAACCACCTGGCAGACATG ACCAGCGAGGAAGTGGCTGCTTTGTTAACTGGAGTGAAAATTCCCCACCGACCTGACCGGAATTCCACCTACAAGCCACACCCTGGCAGCCAAGTGCCGGACTCCATGGACTGGAGGGACAAAGGATGTGTTACTGATGTGAAGAATCAG GGGCCCTGTGGCGCCTGCTGGGCTTTCAGTGCTGTCGGTGCCCTAGAAGCCCAGGTAAAACTGAAAACTGGAAACCTGGTGTCTCTCAGCGCACAGAACCTAGTTGACTGTTCCACTATGTATTGGAACCACGGCTGCAGCGGCGGATTTATGACCTACGCCTTCCAGTACATCATTGATAATGACGGCATTGATTCGGACGCTTCCTATCCGTACACAGCTCAG AACGGAACGTGTCACTATAACCCTGCCACACGAGCCGCCACCTGCTCCAAGTTCGTTGAGCTCCCGCATGCCGATGAAGCAGCCCTGAAGGATGCTGTAGCCAATATCGGACCTGTGTCTGTCGCCATAGATGCGAAACAGCCTTCGTTTTTCCTGTACAGATCAG GAGTCTACGATGATCCACGCTGCACTGATGATGTGAATCATGGGGTTCTAGTTATCGGCTATGGCACCCTGGATGGGAAGGACTTTTGGCTTGTGAAAAACAG CTGGGGTGAATATTTCGGTGACAAAGGGTACATTCGAATGTCCAGGAACAAAGGAAACCACTGTGGGATTGCCAGTTATGGCTCTTATCCACAAATATAG
- the LOC141977097 gene encoding cathepsin S-like, with amino-acid sequence MKLLLCIFLASLASAATAHLHSDPTLDNHWELWKKTYGKQYSHKKEEGERRVTWEKNLKLVMLHNLKHSLGLHSYELGMNHLADMTSEEVAALLTGVKIPHRPDRNSTYRPRPGSQVPDSMDWRDKGCVTDVKNQGPCGSCWAFSAVGALEAQVKLKTGNLVSLSAQNLVDCTSMYGNHGCSGGFMTYAFQYIIDNDGIDSDASYPYTAQNGTCHYNPATRAATCSKFVELPYADEAALKDAVANIGPVSVAIDAKQPSFFLYRSGVYDDPRCTDDVNHGVLVIGYGTLDGKDFWLVKNSWGEYFGDKGFIRMSRNKGNHCGIASYGSYPQI; translated from the exons ATGAAGCTGTTGCTTTGTATCTTCCTGGCCTCTCTTGCTTCTGCTGCTACTGCACATCTACACTCAGACCCGACGCTGGACAACCACTGGGAGCTCTGGAAGAAAACCTATGGCAAGCAATACAGCCACAAG AAAGAGGAAGGGGAACGGCGCGTGACCTGGGAAAAGAACCTCAAGCTCGTTATGCTGCATAACCTCAAGCACTCACTGGGGCTGCATTCCTATGAGCTGGGCATGAACCACCTGGCAGACAtg ACCAGCGAGGAAGTGGCTGCTTTGTTAACTGGAGTGAAAATTCCCCACCGACCTGACCGGAATTCCACCTACAGGCCGCGCCCTGGCAGCCAAGTGCCAGACTCCATGGACTGGAGGGACAAAGGATGTGTTACTGATGTGAAAAATCAG GGGCCCTGTGGCTCCTGCTGGGCTTTCAGTGCTGTCGGTGCCCTAGAAGCCCAGGTGAAACTGAAAACTGGAAACCTGGTGTCTCTCAGCGCACAGAACCTAGTCGACTGTACCAGTATGTATGGGAACCACGGCTGCAGCGGTGGATTTATGACCTACGCCTTCCAGTACATCATTGATAATGACGGCATTGATTCGGACGCTTCCTATCCGTACACGGCTCAG AACGGAACGTGTCACTATAACCCTGCCACCCGAGCCGCCACCTGCTCCAAGTTCGTTGAGCTTCCGTATGCCGATGAAGCAGCCCTGAAGGATGCCGTAGCCAATATTGGACCTGTGTCTGTCGCCATAGATGCGAAACAGCCTTCGTTTTTCCTGTACAGATCAG GAGTCTACGATGATCCACGTTGCACTGATGATGTGAATCATGGGGTTCTAGTTATCGGCTATGGCACCCTGGATGGGAAGGACTTTTGGCTTGTGAAAAACAG CTGGGGTGAATATTTCGGTGACAAAGGGTTTATTCGAATGTCCAGGAACAAAGGAAACCACTGTGGGATTGCCAGTTATGGCTCTTATCCACAAATATAG